The Streptomyces sp. NBC_00775 genome includes the window CCAGCACCTGGATGTGGCTGGCGTCGTACCTGATGGCTTCCTCACGCACGAAGTCCCCCTCCGATGGTGTCCAGCAGAGGTCCCCCACCCTAGGCGGATCCCCGGAAAACACCAGGTCAGAGCCGATTCGCCGAGGGCGTGGACAGGCGGGTCGGCGCCTTCCCGAAGACGGTCGGCCCAGCGGTTGCGAACCGTGACGAGAGTGCGGCCGGGGGCCTGCCGAGGCCGCGTACGAGCCCATTGCAGGCGGCCCCGGGGGCCCTGATTTCGGTGCGTCGCCCGCCCTCCCGGAACGCCGCGTCCGTATGCTTCACCGCCGCACTTTTCTGCCGAACGTGAGCCATGCGCCGTTCACGGCGATCATTTGGCGGTGGGAGTGTCAGTGGGCGTCCTTATGCTCCCAGCCATGAACGTTGACGATCTTGAGTGGCAAGCCCGGATGTACGGGGGGATCCCGCCGCGGATGGCGGACCTCCTCTGCGAACTCGGGCATCTGGACCTCGTGGTGCAGGCGGCGGCCCAGCGTGGCGAGTGGTTCTGCGCGCTGGCGGCAGTGCGCGAGCTGTGTACGGCGGGGGACTACGAGCGGGCGTGGTCGGTCATCGAGCCATTCGCCGCGACCGGCTGGAAGTCCGCGATGACGCAGGCCGCCGACGTCAGGTTCCGGATGGGGCGGACCGAGGACGCTCTGGCACTGGTCCGTCCGGACGAGCCGGTGACGGAGGGCCGCGAGTGGCGGGACTACGCCCTGATGTTGACCAAAGCTGGACGAGTGGACGATGCGATCGAGATCCTTGTCCCCCATCTTGAGGACTGGTGGCTGCAGTCGACTCTGGTGAAGATGACCGAGGGGCAGGATCAGGACGAGCGTGTCTTGGAGCTGATCGCCCCGTTGGCGGAGGGAGCCAGGCGGGCCAGGGCGGAAGGCAAGTGGCGCCATCCGGGCGAGCAGGCCCTGGACCTCCAGGCCCAGGTTCTTGAGCGTGCCGGTCGCGCCGACGAGGCGATCCGGATTCTCGGGGCGGATGTGGCCGCGCGCCGGTACTTCGCCCAGAACACCGTCGAGTTCTACGCGGCGCTGCTCGCGCGCCACGGTCGGATCGAGGAGCTGAGCGAGCTGGGGACCGGCGACCACGCGACCGCCGCCCTGGAGCACTACACGAAGGCGCTGGAAGACCTGGGCCGGGGACAGGAGGCCGAGGCCGTCCTGCGCGAGATCATCGACGCCACCGACCACTCCAACCATCGCAGCACCCTCATAGGCCTCCTGAGCCAGCAGGGCCGAATCGACGAGGCTGTCGAGGCCGGGCGGCCCACGTTCGAGTACTACGACTGCGGCAACCACCTCGAATGGGCCATACACCTGCTGGTCGAGGACGGGCGACCTGAGCGGGCTCTGGAACTCCTTGACGAGCGCAGCGCGGAGTATGTCAAGGAGCACACGCACTCGGTCCAGTCCAGGCGGCTGGGGCTGCTGGCGGAGGCCGGACGCCACCAAGAGGCCATCGCGGAGGCCATGGCTCTACCGGCGGAGGAGTACTGGGACAGGGACACGACGATCGCGTGGCTTTGGGAGGAGGTCGGACGCGTGGACGAGGCCATCGCCTTGCTCCGATCGTCCGCCGAGTCCCAGGCGCCCCGAGCGCTGGCGGAGCTCCTGATCAGGCAGGGCCGGCCTGCCCCGGCCATCGCGGCCCTCCCCTCCATATCCGCTCAACGCGAGCAGGAGGCCCGAGCCCGACGCCATACCGAGCCCAACCCTTTCGACTGACGACCGGCACGTCATACGAATACCGCGAAGGACACACGGAGCTGAGCATCCGAGTGGGCGAGCACTGCCAACTGGGCTCTTCAGTCGGAGCTTCAGTTTTGGCTTGCGCGGCGTTCCGCGGCTCCACCCGGGCGACTCCAACTGGCCTCAGTTCACCGATGGTTGGTGAAGGTCAGGCGAGGTGAGGCGCTTCCGGAGGACGAGTTCATTTGGGACCACGGGATTGACACGGTCGGTGGCCGTCACGGAAGCGCACGGAATCTGGAGCCGACACGCCCCTGGTGACCACGGACGACCCTAGTCCGGCAGGAGATCCGCTGATCGCCCCTGCTACCACGGCTCCATGCCCTCCACGACGACGAATTCGTGGAAATCCATGTTGCCGATCTCCAAGTTGCACGCCATCGATCCGGCCTCGCGGCACGCAAGGACGGCGGACTGCCCCGGGGTGTCGTAGAGGTCGACGACGGTCAGCGGTCGGCTGGGCTCGGCGAAGGTCCTGGCATCGGCGAGCGCGACCAGCGTGGTGTGTTCCTCGGGCGGGACCAGCGCGGGGACCTGGCCCGGCCGGAGGCCCTCGAAGGCCCGGTCGTCGACGACGAGCGCCCCCAACGGGTAGTGCTCCACGTCGATGTCATCCGGGTCCAGGTCCGAGCCGACCCAGCCGTCGTCGTCGGCCCCGCCCAACTCGTCGAGCAGAGCGCGCCAGCCCCCCTCGTCGTCGAAGGAGGTTCGGACCAGCAGGGCCGCGCCGGTGGAGGGCAGTGCGGGGAAGGACCGGCGCGACGGCGCCGTCGGCGCGGGGACGGCCGGTCGGCCACCGTCCCCCTGGTACATGCCGCATCTGTCCATGTCGCGCACCAGGTCGTCGAACGCGAGCGCGCCGCCCAGCAGAGCGTCCAGGATCTCGCCGAGCCGGGCTGACGGGACCCGGACGCCGCGCCCGGGCATCGCCGCCAGGTCCACCAGCAACGGCCCGTCCCCGCCGTACACCACAGGGATGTCCGCCAAGACGGCGACCGGCGGCACGAGGCCTCCGCCCGGGACAAGCGCCGGTACGTTACCGCCGTGCAGGTAGTCCCATTCGGGGCCTTCGACCAGTTGGAGCCGCACCCCACTGCCCCCGATCTCGTCGAGCAGCCCGCCCCACAGAGCCTTGCCGTCCTCGTAGCACGTGCAGACCAACAGCACTTCACCAGGCGCAGGCTGGGGAAGCTCGGGAAAGGACATGACTCTCCTTACTCTCCTTCGAAAGGACCGGCGCGGGCACTCTGTCGGCCGAGCCGGCTCCGCGATCCCTCGGCGCGTCAGCCGGCCGTCGCACATAACGGCCATGCACCCGGCCAGTGAGGCTGAACGCTGCCACGGTCACGGTGACGCCGGCGTGCTGGGCGACCAGGCCGGGCCTCAACCAGCTGAAGGGGTTCCGCCAGCTGAAGGGGTTCCGCGGTCTGGCAACCAGGCACGACAAGACCGCCAACTCGTACGCGGCAGCGGTCTGCCCGGCCTCGTTCACACTCTGGGCGAGATCCGTTTGACGAGGGACCCTAGCGCCACTCCCAGTAGTGGGTGGTCACAGTTGCGTCGCTGCCGCTGGGGGCCTCTTCCGTCGTGAAGCTCGTCAGTGGAAGGCCGCGTACCTGTGCGGCGATGGTGTAGAGACGGTAGCTGGTCGGCAGGCCGGGATAAGAGGGCGATTCAAGCTCCTCGACGACCACTGACGCGGGCTCCGGGGCGATGGCGACAGCCGATTCATCAATCCTGAGTTCCTCGACCACGCACCGCAGCGCGGCGGCGGTGACGGTCTCGCCCGGCTTCATCTTCTCGGTGGGTGGCGAGTTCCGCTCTCGCACGGCGCCGTCGGCCATGAGTTGCCTGGCTTCGGTGAGCTGCTTGCCGCCTACCTGGATGTTCAGGCTGACGACCGCGACCTGACGCAGCGGCGGGTTCTCCGACAACGTCGACTCACCCGACGAGATCTCGTTCCACAGGTGCCGCACCGACTTGCTGCCGCCAACACCCCATGACTCATGGGGAATCCCTTGCCGCGCCAGCCATTCCCGAAGGTCGGTCAGGCCCCGAAGGCGTACAGCCTCTCTGTTCCCATCCAAAGCAATCGCACCTCTCGGACTCGGTCGTTGGGGGGGTGGCGCGGGACCATCCTCGGAACTGGTAACGCCCGGACGGTCGTAGCCGAGGTGCGGCATGCGGCTGACCGGCACCGGCGGTGTCGTACTCAGCGCAGCCCCCTGGCCCGGGTCGGCGAGCGCTTCCTGCAGGAACGGCAGGATGCCACACTCCAGGCTTCTCTGGCCCGGGCCATCTCCGCGCCCATGTCGTCCTCGTCAAGGGGCCGGAAACGAGTGAGGCCCCGTTGCGCAGTGCGGTGAGCAGCAGTGCGCCGAAGGCAAGCAGGATCGCGGCTCCCGTGATCACGCCGGAGATCCATCCGACGGTGAGGAAGACGTGGGTGAACGCCGGCTTGGGGACGAGC containing:
- a CDS encoding tetratricopeptide repeat protein, which translates into the protein MNVDDLEWQARMYGGIPPRMADLLCELGHLDLVVQAAAQRGEWFCALAAVRELCTAGDYERAWSVIEPFAATGWKSAMTQAADVRFRMGRTEDALALVRPDEPVTEGREWRDYALMLTKAGRVDDAIEILVPHLEDWWLQSTLVKMTEGQDQDERVLELIAPLAEGARRARAEGKWRHPGEQALDLQAQVLERAGRADEAIRILGADVAARRYFAQNTVEFYAALLARHGRIEELSELGTGDHATAALEHYTKALEDLGRGQEAEAVLREIIDATDHSNHRSTLIGLLSQQGRIDEAVEAGRPTFEYYDCGNHLEWAIHLLVEDGRPERALELLDERSAEYVKEHTHSVQSRRLGLLAEAGRHQEAIAEAMALPAEEYWDRDTTIAWLWEEVGRVDEAIALLRSSAESQAPRALAELLIRQGRPAPAIAALPSISAQREQEARARRHTEPNPFD
- a CDS encoding DUF6924 domain-containing protein, with amino-acid sequence MSFPELPQPAPGEVLLVCTCYEDGKALWGGLLDEIGGSGVRLQLVEGPEWDYLHGGNVPALVPGGGLVPPVAVLADIPVVYGGDGPLLVDLAAMPGRGVRVPSARLGEILDALLGGALAFDDLVRDMDRCGMYQGDGGRPAVPAPTAPSRRSFPALPSTGAALLVRTSFDDEGGWRALLDELGGADDDGWVGSDLDPDDIDVEHYPLGALVVDDRAFEGLRPGQVPALVPPEEHTTLVALADARTFAEPSRPLTVVDLYDTPGQSAVLACREAGSMACNLEIGNMDFHEFVVVEGMEPW